A region from the Ammospiza nelsoni isolate bAmmNel1 chromosome 1, bAmmNel1.pri, whole genome shotgun sequence genome encodes:
- the ZFAND1 gene encoding AN1-type zinc finger protein 1 isoform X1 — MAELELGQHCGVPECRQLDFLPFVCDGCSGIFCLQHRSRDAHGCSEVNIRTNSLKPDQHRSYPCSYKDCNGKELLPVLCPYCGKHFCLRHRHQSDHECEKLDTPKPRMAATQQLVQHIIDSKKSDEVKSKKRKGAKNSETAAKVALMKLKMHACGDKSLPQTERIYFQVFLPKGSKEKSKPMFFCSKWSIGKVVDFAASLASLKNNNNKSTSQKLRLCHTASGEALPFEHTLETWLSDKDYPLYNGGNIILEYLDNDVLFIEDTESYFS; from the exons ATGgcggagctggagctggggcagcactgcGGGGTGCCCGAGTGCCGCCAGCTCG attttcttccctttgtaTGTGATGGCTGTTCAGGCATCTTTTG CCTTCAGCACAGGAGCCGCGATGCTCATGGGTGTTCTGAG GTGAATATAAGAACCAATTCTCTGAAACCTGATCAGCACAGATCTTACCCATGCTCATACAAGGACTGCAATGGAAAGGAGCTTTTGCCAGTGTTATGTCCTTACTGTGGAAAACATTTTTGTCTCAG ACATCGTCATCAATCAGACCATGAATGTGAGAAGCTGGACACTCCAAAACCTCGAATGGCTGCCACCCAGCAGCTTGTTCAACATATTATAG ATTCTAAGAAGAGTGATgaagtgaaaagcaaaaaacGTAAAGGAGCAAAGAACAGTGAGACAGCAGCAAAAGTGGCATTAATGAAACTGAAAATGCATGCATGTGGGGACAAGTCCTTGCCTCAG ACAGAAAGAATTTACTTTCAAGTATTTTTACCAAAAGggagcaaagagaaaagcaaacccATGTTCTTTTGCAGTAAGTGGAGTATTGGCAAAGTAGTAGATTTTGCAGCTTCCTTAGCAAGccttaaaaataacaacaacaaatcAACATCCCAG AAACTGAGATTATGCCATACTGCCTCTGGAGAAGCCTTGCCATTTGAGCATACACTGGAAACATGGCTATCTGATAAAGACTATCCACTGTACAATGGAGGGAATATAATTCTGGAGTATCTTGATAATGATGTTCTATTTATAGAAGATACAGAATCCTACTTTAGTTAG
- the IMPA1 gene encoding inositol monophosphatase 1: MADPWQECMDYAVGLARKAGEIIRGALKEEISVMTKSSPVDLVTETDQKVENFIISLIKEKYPSHSFIGEESVAAGEGSILTDNPTWIIDPIDGTTNFVHRFPFVAVSIGFVVNKKIEFGIVYSCIEDKMYTARKGKGAFCNGQKLQVSGQEDITKSLLVTELGSNRDPEAIKIILSNMERLLSIPIHGIRAVGTAAVNMCLVATGGADAYYEMGIHCWDMAGAGIIITEAGGVLLDVTGGPFDLMSRRIIAASSRAIGERIAKALQVIPLRRDDATN; the protein is encoded by the exons ATGGCAGATCCCTGGCAAGAATGTATGGATTATGCAGTTGGTTTAGCAAGGAAAGCTGGGGAG ATAATCCGTGGAGCACTCAAAGAAGAAATATCTGTTATGACTAAAAGCTCACCTGTAGATCTAGTGACAGAAACTGATCAAAAAGTAGAAAACTTCATTATTTCTTTGATAAAAGAAAAGTATCCTTCTCACAG CTTTATTGGCGAAGAGTCTGTTGCAGCTGGAGAGGGCAGCATTCTGACAGATAACCCCACATGGATTATAGACCCTATTGATGGAACCACCAACTTTGTACACAG gtTTCCATTTGTGGCAGTTTCAATTGGCTTTGTTGTAAACAAAAAG ATAGAGTTTGGAATTGTGTACAGTTGTATAGAAGACAAGATGTATACtgccagaaaaggaaaaggtgcaTTTTGCAATGGTCAGAAACTGCAAGTATCAGGCCAAGAAG acATTACAAAATCCCTTTTAGTAACAGAATTGGGGTCAAATCGTGATCCAGAGgctataaaaataattctttctaaTATGGAAAGACTTCTCAGTATTCCTATTCATGG GATTAGAGCTGTTGGTACAGCAGCTGTGAACATGTGCCTTGTGGCAACAGGTGGAGCTGATGCCTATTACGAGATGGGGATTCACTGCTGGGATATGGCAGGAGCTGGAATCATTATTACTGAAGCTGGTGGAGTGCTGCTGGATGTAACAG GTGGACCGTTTGATTTGATGTCTCGGAGAATAATTGCAGCAAGCAGTCGAGCTATTGGGGAGAGGATAGCCAAAGCCCTTCAAGTAATTCCTCTGAGAAGAGATGATGCAACCAACTGA
- the ZFAND1 gene encoding AN1-type zinc finger protein 1 isoform X2: MYFLPFVCDGCSGIFCLQHRSRDAHGCSEVNIRTNSLKPDQHRSYPCSYKDCNGKELLPVLCPYCGKHFCLRHRHQSDHECEKLDTPKPRMAATQQLVQHIIDSKKSDEVKSKKRKGAKNSETAAKVALMKLKMHACGDKSLPQTERIYFQVFLPKGSKEKSKPMFFCSKWSIGKVVDFAASLASLKNNNNKSTSQKLRLCHTASGEALPFEHTLETWLSDKDYPLYNGGNIILEYLDNDVLFIEDTESYFS, from the exons ATGT attttcttccctttgtaTGTGATGGCTGTTCAGGCATCTTTTG CCTTCAGCACAGGAGCCGCGATGCTCATGGGTGTTCTGAG GTGAATATAAGAACCAATTCTCTGAAACCTGATCAGCACAGATCTTACCCATGCTCATACAAGGACTGCAATGGAAAGGAGCTTTTGCCAGTGTTATGTCCTTACTGTGGAAAACATTTTTGTCTCAG ACATCGTCATCAATCAGACCATGAATGTGAGAAGCTGGACACTCCAAAACCTCGAATGGCTGCCACCCAGCAGCTTGTTCAACATATTATAG ATTCTAAGAAGAGTGATgaagtgaaaagcaaaaaacGTAAAGGAGCAAAGAACAGTGAGACAGCAGCAAAAGTGGCATTAATGAAACTGAAAATGCATGCATGTGGGGACAAGTCCTTGCCTCAG ACAGAAAGAATTTACTTTCAAGTATTTTTACCAAAAGggagcaaagagaaaagcaaacccATGTTCTTTTGCAGTAAGTGGAGTATTGGCAAAGTAGTAGATTTTGCAGCTTCCTTAGCAAGccttaaaaataacaacaacaaatcAACATCCCAG AAACTGAGATTATGCCATACTGCCTCTGGAGAAGCCTTGCCATTTGAGCATACACTGGAAACATGGCTATCTGATAAAGACTATCCACTGTACAATGGAGGGAATATAATTCTGGAGTATCTTGATAATGATGTTCTATTTATAGAAGATACAGAATCCTACTTTAGTTAG